A region of Neovison vison isolate M4711 chromosome 7, ASM_NN_V1, whole genome shotgun sequence DNA encodes the following proteins:
- the EXPH5 gene encoding exophilin-5 isoform X4, translating to MGLSLPESLARKYSANRCDNHPGPPASVRRVLTQAKIHSSPLENPPVESAFVPRPTSMREGSGVPPWDASLLENEFFQVLDDLDTKLAQEQCPSSVNTTTSLSYGSRTQFSHFYSRGNTHGNITGWHKNHYKETSNMSIYDILRPGAPREGFKTFSPRTKTIYDMYRTREPRLLKEDSVRKNTFGSTSLCFDSRQRSASPATRYFTARSLHFPTITQNKSGFLPPRHQQSPKRTPLSSIIWNRVDSSGDRQSQEEFLRAPSPMEIDTADPYAYPRCFQEKTRYGFYRSQSVYQGVHFNAPVDNAISPDPFENSENMPFYPQENPFAQSLSSNTFGRNGEQRFRQSPFWDPQEEHSSWSEFHQSRHLFPSSHRDFEMIPMEANSVLAARGHGVPSQHWGSFSSSYRTNMFGGQEEPHPWQFGSPTPTLESMEMSRGNGSQSTHFNTPNVCALTDPGYHIPSGKSVCQDGSLPTDVHINKESYSSGIAQTLASTFKTSFPQIPDDRGNPQSSIFQKPTITAQKMRPASLPGKIYTEVTVTKRNSVDSPPLTENPPNILATEVSHEKDLNDSILGEYKQLNKMDQTNMTSERPQPDAQTVISNPSPDFRDPLFQDSAQSRRFAWNASTTVSSKQRDISKIHLSHRGKSNELKKDRNYHPGNRKVVSATTPPFIEESRTTSFPGPDPGCHQEVRVSGEDSAGIIRNHPWSSEPAENQSAQFPEEPAVLDAEKEERSTTHSMNCSQSAAGHKIPGDSLDLSSAILPDTSPSNNSFLQALVIPSTMAFSRRSPSGKDPSLGEGEQKDNDRKPQNDQFAPSSSENQRSHDNFVLVHDEVVDAVKCHSCPPCREGKGKGKIRRCISCFEKLSKMESRSASSDKSNHREMNQGSSKRPEGHTTYCISPRKSASFLINNRKLESKIMRSSFRNDPLPFQMKNKVEDPVGKYTSNKFSSNSSESESKCSKAVSDSVSVASEVTKRMTHMKTIRSASVRKGPLPFLIKRAVSCPSGAPDASNGREEREKSLASNTGACALTLQPWETIISPPERNSPVSDCSLPKRHPQKEDVQEHTEKDGKIASSKTSLFSNEDPLPFSSDMSRKESGKALHKFKTTSMFSVSGDEDNVKCLEVVSIYYTLPRKYSKKFCNFLEKYTQQIDSHPESMKVETEAFPNAFEKDKLNDSPQEQSGTPSSEGQKMLVRSAQEKSHFLSHTTEDMTAVRDLGSSELTLQEMASTETDVSLHKGPSKTREISPDNFTRTPAGDSQSRKEGAKKWPSETLCPSSMLQGKKVTEENLEDCQQPIKLVNRGPSHLPARSEETVENSPTGRSSEECPGKAVVITAPGTAERPQKDTTGEATAGSACGSQPRQVRGETRTHVQNETNKGLSDSESQVFALTPVLQNLHLDEGTCPGEADVDSLQSEPRDRPQKSQEVSMTENGKAEDEIRKLAWDQPSLPEGSNKNKTSLDDPEKGKNRSLVKHRWAAMSKASRKFSAKDLSPRRHVATIFPQSGNSCGLDSRSLGTPECDALSPEPAPKPLDSRDERRLRSDVMGVEKPENSLKGTVISDREASTHLSNQKSNGMSQLRQNESKNVSDSSPKYEKLKDVAAAQTLERQSAALTQPTFPSLGEAEFSDLQKGLNPPFPLEPEEKSRGSIPLSTYGQQQSASSLEGEPEPHRRHSNSLKSISVHGNLVRKSHPPKVRERHLSESTSLVNALSQLTLGNDFSSNGGYSRRFRSFSELSSCDANENPALCSDRTKMGPRSATSISRPIDYGIFGKEQQLAFLENVKRSLTQGRLWKPSFLKNPGFLKDDMISAPNPTEPSGSNSPLGQMPEDALSPSTPLNIYEENPLDSDCDTDTTTDDEYYLDENDKESEL from the exons ATGGGACTGTCCCTACCCGAGTCACTTGCAAGGAAGTACTCTGCAAATAG ATGCGACAACCACCCAGGACCTCCTGCGTCTGTGAGGCGAGTCCTTACG CAGGCAAAAATACACAGCTCACCTCTGGAAAATCCGCCAGTTGAGAGTGCATTTGTCCCCAGGCCCACAAGCATGAGGGAGGGAAGTGGCGTGCCCCCGTGGGATGCATCCCTGCTAGAAAATGAGTTTTTCCAAG TTTTGGATGATTTGGATACCAAACTGGCTCAGGAACAGTGTCCAAGCTCCGTGAATACCACAACGTCTCTCAGCTATGGATCGAGAACACAGTTCAGTCATTTCTACTCTAGAGGGAACACACACGGTAATATCACCGGATGGCACAAAAACCACTATAAAGAAACTTCTAATATGTCTATCTATGACATCCTGAGGCCAGGAGCCCCTAGGGAAGGTTTTAAAACcttttctccaagaacaaaaacaatttaTGATATGTACAGAACGAGGGAGCCCAGGCTCCTAAAAGAAGATTCTGTGCGAAAGAATACTTTTGGTAGTACTTCTCTGTGTTTCGACAGCAGGCAACGATCGGCTTCACCAGCTACAAGATATTTCACAGCAAGAAGCTTACATTTTCCAACCATCACTCAGAACAAGAGTGGGTTtctaccacccaggcaccagcaGAGCCCAAAGAGGACTCCTTTGTCCTCCATCATATGGAATAGAGTGGATTCTTCTGGAGATAGGCAGAGCCAGGAAGAGTTTCTGAGGGCCCCCTCGCCCATGGAGATCGACACTGCCGACCCGTATGCGTATCCCAGGTGTTTTCAGGAGAAGACGAGATACGGATTCTACCGTTCACAGAGTGTTTACCAAGGTGTTCATTTTAATGCCCCCGTGGATAATGCAATAAGTCCTGACCCGTTTGAGAACTCAGAGAATATGCCATTCTACCCTCAGGAAAACCCATTTGCTCAATCTTTGTCTAGCAACACCTTTGGACGAAACGGGGAACAAAGATTTAGACAGAGTCCTTTTTGGGACCCACAGGAAGAACATTCTTCCTGGTCTGAGTTTCATCAAAGCAGGcatctcttcccttcttcccacagAGACTTTGAAATGATTCCCATGGAAGCAAATAGTGTGTTGGCTGCTCGTGGCCATGGTGTTCCTTCTCAACACTGGGGATCGTTTTCTTCTAGTTACAGAACAAATATGTTCGGAGGTCAAGAAGAGCCACACCCCTGGCAGTTTGGTTCTCCGACACCCACGCTGGAGAGCATGGAGATGTCACGAGGTAATGGGAGCCAGTCGACTCATTTCAACACACCAAATGTTTGTGCTCTGACTGATCCAGGCTATCACATCCCATCTGGTAAGTCAGTGTGTCAAGACGGCAGTCTTCCTACGGATGTACACATAAACAAAGAATCTTATTCATCTGGCATCGCTCAGACTCTAGCATCTACGTTCAAAACTTCATTCCCCCAGATTCCTGATGACAGAGGGAATCCTCAGAGTTCCATCTTTCAGAAGCCCACCATCACCGCACAGAAAATGAGGCCTGCCTCTCTTCCAGGAAAAATCTATACAGAAGTCACTGTGACCAAAAGGAATTCAGTTGATTCTCCACCTCTTACTGAAAACCCACCCAATATCTTGGCCACGGAAGTGAGCCATGAGAAAGACTTGAATGACTCTATTTTGGGAGAGTATAAACAACTGAACAAGATGGACCAGACAAACATGACAAGTGAAAGGCCCCAACCTGATGCACAGACTGTCATCTCTAACCCTTCCCCCGATTTTCGAGATCCCCTCTTTCAGGACTCAGCCCAGAGCAGAAGATTTGCTTGGAACGCGTCTACCACAGTAAGTTCCAAACAGAGAGATATATCCAAAATTCATCTATCACACAGAGGGAAATCCAACGAACTAAAAAAAGATAGGAATTATCATCCCGGGAATAGAAAAGTTGTCTCAGCAACTACCCCTCCTTTCATTGAGGAAAGCAGAACAACATCATTTCCCGGCCCAGATCCAGGATGTCACCAAGAAGTAAGAGTAAGTGGTGAAGATAGTGCAGGCATTATTAGAAATCACCCCTGGAGCTCTGAACCTGCTGAGAATCAAAGCGCACAGTTTCCAGAAGAGCCTGCTGTTTTAGATGCTGAGAAAGAAGAACGCAGCACGACTCATTCTATGAACTGTAGCCAGTCAGCGGCTGGCCACAAGATCCCAGGTGACTCTTTAGATCTCTCCTCAGCTATCCTACCCGATACGTCACCATCGAATAATTCTTTTCTCCAGGCTCTGGTGATTCCTTCTACAATGGCGTTCTCCAGGAGAAGTCCTTCAGGCAAAGATCCATCTCTGGGAGAAGGAGAACAAAAAGACAATGATCGTAAACCCCAAAATGATCAGTTTGCCCCAAGCTCCTCAGAAAACCAAAGGAGTCATGATAATTTCGTGCTCGTACATGATGAGGTAGTTGACGCTGTCAAATGTCATTCCTGCCCTCCTtgcagggagggaaaaggaaaaggaaaaataagacgaTGCATATCCTGTTTTGAAAAGTTAAGCAAAATGGAAAGCAGATCAGCATCAAGTGATAAAAGTAACCACAGGGAAATGAATCAAGGCAGTTCCAAGCGTCCTGAGGGTCACACAACTTACTGTATCTCGCCAAGAAAATCAGCCAGTTTCCTCATCAATAACAGGAAGCTGGAAAGTAAGATAATGCGTTCTTCCTTTAGGAATGACCCACTTCCATTCCAAATGAAGAATAAGGTGGAAGACCCGGTAGGGAAGTACACATCAAACAAATTCAGTTCCAACTCTTCGGAGTCAGAAAGCAAATGTTCCAAAGCCGTGTCAGACTCAGTCTCAGTAGCGTCTGAAGTCACGAAGAGAATGACACATATGAAAACCATTAGATCAGCTTCTGTTAGAAAAGGACCACTTccattcctcatcaagagggctgtGTCTTGTCCTTCGGGGGCACCAGATGCCTCtaatgggagagaggaaagagaaaaatccttGGCCTCAAACACAGGTGCTTGTGCTCTAACGCTACAACCTTGGGAGACCATCATTAGCCCTCCAGAAAGAAACTCGCCTGTTAGTGATTGTTCTTTACCCAAAAGACACCCTCAAAAGGAAGACGTTCAAGAACATACTGAAAAGGATGGTAAAATTGCTTCCTCCAAGACAAGTCTCTTTTCAAATGAAGACCCTTTACCTTTTTCTTCAGACATGTcaagaaaagaaagtgggaaaGCATTACACAAATTTAAGACCACTagtatgttttctgtttctggtgATGAAGATAATGTAAAATGTCTCGAGGTGGTTTCGATATATTACACTCTGCCAAGGAAATACAGCAAGAAATTCTGCAACTTTCTTGAAAAGTATACACAGCAAATTGATTCCCATCCAGAATCAATGAAAGTGGAGACTGAAGCATTTCCTAATGCTTTTGAAAAGGACAAACTAAATGATTCTCCACAAGAGCAATCAGGAACACCTTCATCCGAAGGTCAAAAGATGCTGGTCCGCTCTGCCCAGGAGAAGAGCCATTTTCTCTCTCACACCACTGAAGATATGACTGCTGTACGAGACCTTGGATCCTCAGAGCTCACATTACAGGAAATGGCTTCTACGGAGACAGATGTTTCTCTTCATAAAGGACCATCGAAAACTAGAGAGATTTCCCCAGATAACTTCACTAGAACACCTGCTGGTGATTCACAGAGCAGAAAGGAGGGAGCGAAGAAATGGCCAAGTGAAACCCTGTGCCCTTCATCAAtgcttcagggaaaaaaagttaCAGAAGAGAACTTGGAAGACTGTCAGCAGCCCATTAAGTTGGTTAACCGTGGCCCTTCTCATCTTCCAGCCCGCTCAGAAGAGACTGTTGAAAATTCCCCAACCGGAAGAAGTTCTGAGGAGTGTCCAGGTAAGGCTGTGGTGATTACAGCTCCTGGAACTGCGGAACGCCCTCAGAAAGATACCACAGGTGAAGCTACGGCTGGGAGCGCCTGTGGATCGCAGCCTAGGCAAGTAAGAGGGGAAACCAGAACACATGTCCAAAATGAGACTAATAAAGGACTTTCTGACTCAGAAAGCCAGGTCTTTGCTCTTACTCCAGTTTTGCAAAATCTACACCTTGACGAAGGGACTTGTCCAGGTGAAGCAGATGTAGACAGTTTGCAGTCTGAACCCAGAGACCGACCTCAAAAGAGTCAGGAGGTAAGTATGACAGAGAATGGCAAAGCCGAAGACGAAATACGGAAGTTGGCATGGGATCAACCTTCGCTTCCTGAaggaagcaataaaaataaaaccagcttGGATGACCCAGAAAAAGGGAAGAACAGATCTTTAGTTAAACACAGATGGGCAGCCATGTCCAAAGCCAGCAGAAAATTCTCAGCTAAAGATTTAAGCCCCAGAAGACACGTAGCTACTATCTTCCCCCAAAGTGGGAACAGCTGTGGTTTGGACAGCCGGTCTCTTGGCACACCAGAGTGCGACGCTCTGTCCCCTGAGCCTGCTCCAAAGCCATTAGATTCCAGAGATGAACGCAGGTTGAGGAGCGATGTGATGGGTGTTGAGAAACCTGAGAACTCTCTCAAGGGGACTGTAATATCCGACAGAGAAGCTTCTACACATTTAAGCAATCAGAAGTCTAACGGCATGTCACAACTACGTCAGAATGAGTCTAAAAATGTCTCAGACTCATCACCCAAGTATGAGAAGTTGAAAGACGTAGCAGCAGCTCAGACCTTGGAAAGACAGTCAGCGGCCTTGACCCAACCGACATTCCCCAGCCTCGGGGAAGCAGAATTCTCTGACCTTCAGAAAGGACTGAACCCTCCTTTTCCATTGGAGCCTGAAGAGAAATCCAGAGGGAGCATCCCGTTGTCCACTTATGGGCAGCAACAAAGTGCTTCATCTCTGGAGGGGGAACCTGAACCACACCGCCGTCACTCAAACAGTTTAAAAAGCATCAGTGTGCATGGTAATCTGGTACGCAAAAGTCATCCTCCAAAAGTCAGGGAGCGCCATTTGTCTGAGAGCACGTCTCTTGTCAATGCCCTGAGCCAGCTGACCCTAGGGAATGATTTCTCTAGCAACGGTGGGTACAGTCGAAGATTCAGATCCTTTTCTGAGCTTTCCTCCTGTGATGCAAATGAAAATCCAGCTTTGTGCAGTGACAGGACAAAAATGGGTCCCCGGTCTGCCACGTCCATATCCAGACCCATTGACTATGGAATTTTTGGGAAAGAACAGCAGTTGGCCTTCTTGGAGAATGTAAAGAGGTCACTCACACAAGGAAGATTATGGAAGCCGAGCTTTCTCAAGAACCCTGGCTTCCTGAAAGATGACATGATTAGTGCTCCTAATCCAACAGAGCCATCTGGCTCAAATTCTCCTCTGGGCCAGATGCCAGAAGATGCCTTATCTCCAAGCACACCACTTAATATCTATGAAGAGAATCCACTGGACTCAGATTGTGACACAGACACAACCACAGATGATGAATATTATCTGGATGAAAATGACAAAGAGTCAGAACTGTGA
- the EXPH5 gene encoding exophilin-5 isoform X3: MTEAPQGFDFSFLNDEEARKILQVLERNEELRRAEKDRIRCDNHPGPPASVRRVLTQAKIHSSPLENPPVESAFVPRPTSMREGSGVPPWDASLLENEFFQVLDDLDTKLAQEQCPSSVNTTTSLSYGSRTQFSHFYSRGNTHGNITGWHKNHYKETSNMSIYDILRPGAPREGFKTFSPRTKTIYDMYRTREPRLLKEDSVRKNTFGSTSLCFDSRQRSASPATRYFTARSLHFPTITQNKSGFLPPRHQQSPKRTPLSSIIWNRVDSSGDRQSQEEFLRAPSPMEIDTADPYAYPRCFQEKTRYGFYRSQSVYQGVHFNAPVDNAISPDPFENSENMPFYPQENPFAQSLSSNTFGRNGEQRFRQSPFWDPQEEHSSWSEFHQSRHLFPSSHRDFEMIPMEANSVLAARGHGVPSQHWGSFSSSYRTNMFGGQEEPHPWQFGSPTPTLESMEMSRGNGSQSTHFNTPNVCALTDPGYHIPSGKSVCQDGSLPTDVHINKESYSSGIAQTLASTFKTSFPQIPDDRGNPQSSIFQKPTITAQKMRPASLPGKIYTEVTVTKRNSVDSPPLTENPPNILATEVSHEKDLNDSILGEYKQLNKMDQTNMTSERPQPDAQTVISNPSPDFRDPLFQDSAQSRRFAWNASTTVSSKQRDISKIHLSHRGKSNELKKDRNYHPGNRKVVSATTPPFIEESRTTSFPGPDPGCHQEVRVSGEDSAGIIRNHPWSSEPAENQSAQFPEEPAVLDAEKEERSTTHSMNCSQSAAGHKIPGDSLDLSSAILPDTSPSNNSFLQALVIPSTMAFSRRSPSGKDPSLGEGEQKDNDRKPQNDQFAPSSSENQRSHDNFVLVHDEVVDAVKCHSCPPCREGKGKGKIRRCISCFEKLSKMESRSASSDKSNHREMNQGSSKRPEGHTTYCISPRKSASFLINNRKLESKIMRSSFRNDPLPFQMKNKVEDPVGKYTSNKFSSNSSESESKCSKAVSDSVSVASEVTKRMTHMKTIRSASVRKGPLPFLIKRAVSCPSGAPDASNGREEREKSLASNTGACALTLQPWETIISPPERNSPVSDCSLPKRHPQKEDVQEHTEKDGKIASSKTSLFSNEDPLPFSSDMSRKESGKALHKFKTTSMFSVSGDEDNVKCLEVVSIYYTLPRKYSKKFCNFLEKYTQQIDSHPESMKVETEAFPNAFEKDKLNDSPQEQSGTPSSEGQKMLVRSAQEKSHFLSHTTEDMTAVRDLGSSELTLQEMASTETDVSLHKGPSKTREISPDNFTRTPAGDSQSRKEGAKKWPSETLCPSSMLQGKKVTEENLEDCQQPIKLVNRGPSHLPARSEETVENSPTGRSSEECPGKAVVITAPGTAERPQKDTTGEATAGSACGSQPRQVRGETRTHVQNETNKGLSDSESQVFALTPVLQNLHLDEGTCPGEADVDSLQSEPRDRPQKSQEVSMTENGKAEDEIRKLAWDQPSLPEGSNKNKTSLDDPEKGKNRSLVKHRWAAMSKASRKFSAKDLSPRRHVATIFPQSGNSCGLDSRSLGTPECDALSPEPAPKPLDSRDERRLRSDVMGVEKPENSLKGTVISDREASTHLSNQKSNGMSQLRQNESKNVSDSSPKYEKLKDVAAAQTLERQSAALTQPTFPSLGEAEFSDLQKGLNPPFPLEPEEKSRGSIPLSTYGQQQSASSLEGEPEPHRRHSNSLKSISVHGNLVRKSHPPKVRERHLSESTSLVNALSQLTLGNDFSSNGGYSRRFRSFSELSSCDANENPALCSDRTKMGPRSATSISRPIDYGIFGKEQQLAFLENVKRSLTQGRLWKPSFLKNPGFLKDDMISAPNPTEPSGSNSPLGQMPEDALSPSTPLNIYEENPLDSDCDTDTTTDDEYYLDENDKESEL; the protein is encoded by the exons ATGCGACAACCACCCAGGACCTCCTGCGTCTGTGAGGCGAGTCCTTACG CAGGCAAAAATACACAGCTCACCTCTGGAAAATCCGCCAGTTGAGAGTGCATTTGTCCCCAGGCCCACAAGCATGAGGGAGGGAAGTGGCGTGCCCCCGTGGGATGCATCCCTGCTAGAAAATGAGTTTTTCCAAG TTTTGGATGATTTGGATACCAAACTGGCTCAGGAACAGTGTCCAAGCTCCGTGAATACCACAACGTCTCTCAGCTATGGATCGAGAACACAGTTCAGTCATTTCTACTCTAGAGGGAACACACACGGTAATATCACCGGATGGCACAAAAACCACTATAAAGAAACTTCTAATATGTCTATCTATGACATCCTGAGGCCAGGAGCCCCTAGGGAAGGTTTTAAAACcttttctccaagaacaaaaacaatttaTGATATGTACAGAACGAGGGAGCCCAGGCTCCTAAAAGAAGATTCTGTGCGAAAGAATACTTTTGGTAGTACTTCTCTGTGTTTCGACAGCAGGCAACGATCGGCTTCACCAGCTACAAGATATTTCACAGCAAGAAGCTTACATTTTCCAACCATCACTCAGAACAAGAGTGGGTTtctaccacccaggcaccagcaGAGCCCAAAGAGGACTCCTTTGTCCTCCATCATATGGAATAGAGTGGATTCTTCTGGAGATAGGCAGAGCCAGGAAGAGTTTCTGAGGGCCCCCTCGCCCATGGAGATCGACACTGCCGACCCGTATGCGTATCCCAGGTGTTTTCAGGAGAAGACGAGATACGGATTCTACCGTTCACAGAGTGTTTACCAAGGTGTTCATTTTAATGCCCCCGTGGATAATGCAATAAGTCCTGACCCGTTTGAGAACTCAGAGAATATGCCATTCTACCCTCAGGAAAACCCATTTGCTCAATCTTTGTCTAGCAACACCTTTGGACGAAACGGGGAACAAAGATTTAGACAGAGTCCTTTTTGGGACCCACAGGAAGAACATTCTTCCTGGTCTGAGTTTCATCAAAGCAGGcatctcttcccttcttcccacagAGACTTTGAAATGATTCCCATGGAAGCAAATAGTGTGTTGGCTGCTCGTGGCCATGGTGTTCCTTCTCAACACTGGGGATCGTTTTCTTCTAGTTACAGAACAAATATGTTCGGAGGTCAAGAAGAGCCACACCCCTGGCAGTTTGGTTCTCCGACACCCACGCTGGAGAGCATGGAGATGTCACGAGGTAATGGGAGCCAGTCGACTCATTTCAACACACCAAATGTTTGTGCTCTGACTGATCCAGGCTATCACATCCCATCTGGTAAGTCAGTGTGTCAAGACGGCAGTCTTCCTACGGATGTACACATAAACAAAGAATCTTATTCATCTGGCATCGCTCAGACTCTAGCATCTACGTTCAAAACTTCATTCCCCCAGATTCCTGATGACAGAGGGAATCCTCAGAGTTCCATCTTTCAGAAGCCCACCATCACCGCACAGAAAATGAGGCCTGCCTCTCTTCCAGGAAAAATCTATACAGAAGTCACTGTGACCAAAAGGAATTCAGTTGATTCTCCACCTCTTACTGAAAACCCACCCAATATCTTGGCCACGGAAGTGAGCCATGAGAAAGACTTGAATGACTCTATTTTGGGAGAGTATAAACAACTGAACAAGATGGACCAGACAAACATGACAAGTGAAAGGCCCCAACCTGATGCACAGACTGTCATCTCTAACCCTTCCCCCGATTTTCGAGATCCCCTCTTTCAGGACTCAGCCCAGAGCAGAAGATTTGCTTGGAACGCGTCTACCACAGTAAGTTCCAAACAGAGAGATATATCCAAAATTCATCTATCACACAGAGGGAAATCCAACGAACTAAAAAAAGATAGGAATTATCATCCCGGGAATAGAAAAGTTGTCTCAGCAACTACCCCTCCTTTCATTGAGGAAAGCAGAACAACATCATTTCCCGGCCCAGATCCAGGATGTCACCAAGAAGTAAGAGTAAGTGGTGAAGATAGTGCAGGCATTATTAGAAATCACCCCTGGAGCTCTGAACCTGCTGAGAATCAAAGCGCACAGTTTCCAGAAGAGCCTGCTGTTTTAGATGCTGAGAAAGAAGAACGCAGCACGACTCATTCTATGAACTGTAGCCAGTCAGCGGCTGGCCACAAGATCCCAGGTGACTCTTTAGATCTCTCCTCAGCTATCCTACCCGATACGTCACCATCGAATAATTCTTTTCTCCAGGCTCTGGTGATTCCTTCTACAATGGCGTTCTCCAGGAGAAGTCCTTCAGGCAAAGATCCATCTCTGGGAGAAGGAGAACAAAAAGACAATGATCGTAAACCCCAAAATGATCAGTTTGCCCCAAGCTCCTCAGAAAACCAAAGGAGTCATGATAATTTCGTGCTCGTACATGATGAGGTAGTTGACGCTGTCAAATGTCATTCCTGCCCTCCTtgcagggagggaaaaggaaaaggaaaaataagacgaTGCATATCCTGTTTTGAAAAGTTAAGCAAAATGGAAAGCAGATCAGCATCAAGTGATAAAAGTAACCACAGGGAAATGAATCAAGGCAGTTCCAAGCGTCCTGAGGGTCACACAACTTACTGTATCTCGCCAAGAAAATCAGCCAGTTTCCTCATCAATAACAGGAAGCTGGAAAGTAAGATAATGCGTTCTTCCTTTAGGAATGACCCACTTCCATTCCAAATGAAGAATAAGGTGGAAGACCCGGTAGGGAAGTACACATCAAACAAATTCAGTTCCAACTCTTCGGAGTCAGAAAGCAAATGTTCCAAAGCCGTGTCAGACTCAGTCTCAGTAGCGTCTGAAGTCACGAAGAGAATGACACATATGAAAACCATTAGATCAGCTTCTGTTAGAAAAGGACCACTTccattcctcatcaagagggctgtGTCTTGTCCTTCGGGGGCACCAGATGCCTCtaatgggagagaggaaagagaaaaatccttGGCCTCAAACACAGGTGCTTGTGCTCTAACGCTACAACCTTGGGAGACCATCATTAGCCCTCCAGAAAGAAACTCGCCTGTTAGTGATTGTTCTTTACCCAAAAGACACCCTCAAAAGGAAGACGTTCAAGAACATACTGAAAAGGATGGTAAAATTGCTTCCTCCAAGACAAGTCTCTTTTCAAATGAAGACCCTTTACCTTTTTCTTCAGACATGTcaagaaaagaaagtgggaaaGCATTACACAAATTTAAGACCACTagtatgttttctgtttctggtgATGAAGATAATGTAAAATGTCTCGAGGTGGTTTCGATATATTACACTCTGCCAAGGAAATACAGCAAGAAATTCTGCAACTTTCTTGAAAAGTATACACAGCAAATTGATTCCCATCCAGAATCAATGAAAGTGGAGACTGAAGCATTTCCTAATGCTTTTGAAAAGGACAAACTAAATGATTCTCCACAAGAGCAATCAGGAACACCTTCATCCGAAGGTCAAAAGATGCTGGTCCGCTCTGCCCAGGAGAAGAGCCATTTTCTCTCTCACACCACTGAAGATATGACTGCTGTACGAGACCTTGGATCCTCAGAGCTCACATTACAGGAAATGGCTTCTACGGAGACAGATGTTTCTCTTCATAAAGGACCATCGAAAACTAGAGAGATTTCCCCAGATAACTTCACTAGAACACCTGCTGGTGATTCACAGAGCAGAAAGGAGGGAGCGAAGAAATGGCCAAGTGAAACCCTGTGCCCTTCATCAAtgcttcagggaaaaaaagttaCAGAAGAGAACTTGGAAGACTGTCAGCAGCCCATTAAGTTGGTTAACCGTGGCCCTTCTCATCTTCCAGCCCGCTCAGAAGAGACTGTTGAAAATTCCCCAACCGGAAGAAGTTCTGAGGAGTGTCCAGGTAAGGCTGTGGTGATTACAGCTCCTGGAACTGCGGAACGCCCTCAGAAAGATACCACAGGTGAAGCTACGGCTGGGAGCGCCTGTGGATCGCAGCCTAGGCAAGTAAGAGGGGAAACCAGAACACATGTCCAAAATGAGACTAATAAAGGACTTTCTGACTCAGAAAGCCAGGTCTTTGCTCTTACTCCAGTTTTGCAAAATCTACACCTTGACGAAGGGACTTGTCCAGGTGAAGCAGATGTAGACAGTTTGCAGTCTGAACCCAGAGACCGACCTCAAAAGAGTCAGGAGGTAAGTATGACAGAGAATGGCAAAGCCGAAGACGAAATACGGAAGTTGGCATGGGATCAACCTTCGCTTCCTGAaggaagcaataaaaataaaaccagcttGGATGACCCAGAAAAAGGGAAGAACAGATCTTTAGTTAAACACAGATGGGCAGCCATGTCCAAAGCCAGCAGAAAATTCTCAGCTAAAGATTTAAGCCCCAGAAGACACGTAGCTACTATCTTCCCCCAAAGTGGGAACAGCTGTGGTTTGGACAGCCGGTCTCTTGGCACACCAGAGTGCGACGCTCTGTCCCCTGAGCCTGCTCCAAAGCCATTAGATTCCAGAGATGAACGCAGGTTGAGGAGCGATGTGATGGGTGTTGAGAAACCTGAGAACTCTCTCAAGGGGACTGTAATATCCGACAGAGAAGCTTCTACACATTTAAGCAATCAGAAGTCTAACGGCATGTCACAACTACGTCAGAATGAGTCTAAAAATGTCTCAGACTCATCACCCAAGTATGAGAAGTTGAAAGACGTAGCAGCAGCTCAGACCTTGGAAAGACAGTCAGCGGCCTTGACCCAACCGACATTCCCCAGCCTCGGGGAAGCAGAATTCTCTGACCTTCAGAAAGGACTGAACCCTCCTTTTCCATTGGAGCCTGAAGAGAAATCCAGAGGGAGCATCCCGTTGTCCACTTATGGGCAGCAACAAAGTGCTTCATCTCTGGAGGGGGAACCTGAACCACACCGCCGTCACTCAAACAGTTTAAAAAGCATCAGTGTGCATGGTAATCTGGTACGCAAAAGTCATCCTCCAAAAGTCAGGGAGCGCCATTTGTCTGAGAGCACGTCTCTTGTCAATGCCCTGAGCCAGCTGACCCTAGGGAATGATTTCTCTAGCAACGGTGGGTACAGTCGAAGATTCAGATCCTTTTCTGAGCTTTCCTCCTGTGATGCAAATGAAAATCCAGCTTTGTGCAGTGACAGGACAAAAATGGGTCCCCGGTCTGCCACGTCCATATCCAGACCCATTGACTATGGAATTTTTGGGAAAGAACAGCAGTTGGCCTTCTTGGAGAATGTAAAGAGGTCACTCACACAAGGAAGATTATGGAAGCCGAGCTTTCTCAAGAACCCTGGCTTCCTGAAAGATGACATGATTAGTGCTCCTAATCCAACAGAGCCATCTGGCTCAAATTCTCCTCTGGGCCAGATGCCAGAAGATGCCTTATCTCCAAGCACACCACTTAATATCTATGAAGAGAATCCACTGGACTCAGATTGTGACACAGACACAACCACAGATGATGAATATTATCTGGATGAAAATGACAAAGAGTCAGAACTGTGA